In Candidatus Methylomirabilota bacterium, the sequence TCGGTCCCGACGGTTGGTTGTATGTTCCAGTCGGCGCGCCATGTAATGTCTGCGAGCGCGAAGATGCGCGCTACGCATCGATCACGCGCATGAAGCCGGACGGGACCCAATTGGAGATCTTCGCGCGGGGCGTCCGCAATACGGTCGGGTTCGATTGGCATCCGAAGACGCATGAGCTCTGGTTTACGGACAACGGACGAGATTGGATGGGTGACGATCTGCCGCCGGACGAGCTGAATGTTGCGCCACGTCCGGGACTGCATTTCGGCTTTCCCTATTGCCATGGGCGAACTATTTCCGATCCCGGGTTCGGGAAGCAGCGGAGGTGTGAGGAGTTCACCCCGCCGGCGATGGAACTCGGGCCGCACGTGGCGGCGCTCGGTATGCGCTTTTACACAGGGACGATGTTTCCGGAAGAGTTTCGGAATCATATTTTCATTGCGGAACACGGATCGTGGAACCGGAGCGCGCCGATCGGGTATCGTGTCATGCTGGCGCGGGTTGCTGACCGGCGCGCGCTGACGTATGAGGTGTTTGCCGAGGGCTGGTTGCAAGACGGTCACGCCTGGGGACGCCCTGTGGACCTGCTGGTCATGCCGGATGGGGCGATGCTGGTGTCGGATGATCAAGCAGGTGTCATTTATCGGATCAGCTACAGATAGTAACCTATCTAAGATTTCAGCAAGAAAGGTTTTCGGATGAAAGTCGGGTTGCATATTTTGCGCGACAAGAAAGAAAATTCATGGTAAAGATGATAGACCTTTTAGGGAATGGGGAAGGGGCGTCGATAAGCGATTCCAAACATCGGCTTTGACCAAGGAAAGGAGCGAGAGGGTGGGACACAGGGCCAGGAAATCATTGCCGTGGATTGGTGCATTGGCCGTTGCTGTGACAATTGCAGGCTTGATGGGTGCGTCGAGCGTCATGGCGGCGGATCCGCAATCGACCGATGAAGGCGCTACCCGACAGATGGAAGGCGCGGTATCGCTGGAGAAGGAGCAGGTTGAGGAGTACGACCCCTGGGAGCCGTATAACGAGAAGATGTTCAACTTTAACCACGATATGGTTGATCGGTATGTCCTGAAACCCGTGGCCACCGCCTGGGACAAG encodes:
- a CDS encoding sorbosone dehydrogenase family protein, which gives rise to MRGFRRGLSLLVLLTGSVSCGSVNGAQELPLHQIHLPPRFGISVYASHLPDARSMALGPNGTLFVGTRTAGNVYAVLDRNQDQKADEVVTLLRGLNMPNGVAFHNGALYVAEINRILRYDDIESHLKDPPAPVVVYDGFPRDRHHGWKFIRFGPDGWLYVPVGAPCNVCEREDARYASITRMKPDGTQLEIFARGVRNTVGFDWHPKTHELWFTDNGRDWMGDDLPPDELNVAPRPGLHFGFPYCHGRTISDPGFGKQRRCEEFTPPAMELGPHVAALGMRFYTGTMFPEEFRNHIFIAEHGSWNRSAPIGYRVMLARVADRRALTYEVFAEGWLQDGHAWGRPVDLLVMPDGAMLVSDDQAGVIYRISYR